From one Sphaeramia orbicularis chromosome 9, fSphaOr1.1, whole genome shotgun sequence genomic stretch:
- the entpd4 gene encoding ectonucleoside triphosphate diphosphohydrolase 4 isoform X1: MGRISFSCLFPASWHFSLSSQVLPRLLVPSLRQLLFIGLVLCLIGLLYLLLVTGKGHASWIRKENHFHRHLARVTDVDATDTSNPNLNYGLVVDCGSSGSRVFVYCWPRHNGNPHELLDIQQMRDQHRKPVVMKIKPGISELAKTPEKASDYIYPLLSFAAQHIPKNKHQETPLYILCTAGMRILPESQQEALLEDLRTDIPVHFNFLFSDSHVEVISGKQEGVYAWIGINFVLGRFDHVHNDGEAVVEVHVPGNDQQEALVRKRTAGVLDMGGVSTQIAYEVPKTVSFASPQQEEVAKNLLAEFNLGCDAHRTEHVYRVYVSTFLGFGGNAARQRYEENLIRNTATRNKLLGQHVGETTESPLLDPCLPTDLQDEIGQSTQKLHLRGTGDFDQCRQLLQPFLNRTNETQTSLSGVYQPAIDYSNSQFYGFSEFYYCTEDVLRMGGDYNTSKYSQAAKSYCATQWRTLRERFDSGLYASHADLHRLKYQCFKSAWMYEVLHSGFSFPTNYKNLKTALLVYDKEVQWTLGAILYRTRFLPLRDIQQESLKGLHSHWRHSFSFVNNHYLFLACFFIVLLSIMLYLLRLRRIHRRAAQRCTPSSVPWLEEGLGSPTLPINL; this comes from the exons ATGGGAAG GATAAGCTTTTCGTGCCTTTTCCCAGCCTCATGGCATTTCAGCCTGTCCTCCCAGGTTCTCCCTCGGCTTTTGGTACCTTCACTCAGACAGCTGCTTTTCATCGGCCTCGTGCTCTGCCTCATTGGACTTCTTTACCTGCTGCTCGTCACTGGAAAAGGCCATGCCAGCTGGATCAGAAAGGAAAACCACTTTCACAG GCACTTGGCAAGGGTGACTGATGTAGATGCGACTGATACAAGCAACCCCAACCTGAACTACGGACTGGTGGTGGATTGTGGCAGCAGTGGCTCCAGGGTGTTTGTGTACTGCTGGCCCCGGCACAATGGTAACCCACATGAACTTCTGGATATCCAGCAAATGAGAGATCAACACCGCAAACCAGTGGTCATGAAGATAAAGCCAG GTATTTCTGAACTGGCTAAAACACCAGAGAAAGCCAGTGATTATATTTATCCATTGCTGAGCTTTGCAGCCCAGCACATTCCCAAAAATAAGCACCAAGAAACACCCCTGTACATTTTGTGCACAGCAGGAATGAGAATCCTCCCTGAAAG TCAACAAGAAGCGCTTCTTGAGGATTTGCGAACAGATATTCCAGTTCACTTCAATTTCCTCTTTTCTGATTCTCATGTGGAAGTGATATCAGGAAAACAGGAAG GTGTTTATGCATGGATTGGGATCAACTTTGTCCTTGGAAGATTTGACCATGTGCACAATG ATGGGGAGGCTGTCGTGGAGGTGCACGTCCCAGGCAATGATCAGCAGGAGGCGCTGGTCAGGAAAAGGACTGCTGGTGTCTTGGATATGGGCGGTGTCTCCACACAGATCGCATATGAAGTGCCCAAAACTGTAAGCTTTGCTTCTCCACAGCAG gAGGAAGTTGCCAAGAATTTACTGGCTGAGTTCAACTTGGGCTGTGATGCACATCGCACAGAGCATGTTTACCGTGTTTATGTCTCCACTTTCTTGGGTTTTGGAGGAAATGCAGCACGTCAAAGATATGAAGAGAATCTCATAAGAAACACTGCAACTCGAAACAA GCTCTTAGGTCAACATGTGGGAGAGACAACGGAGTCCCCCCTCCTGGACCCTTGCCTACCCACAGACCTGCAGGATGAAATTGGACAATCTACACAGAAGCTGCATCTACGAGGCACAGGGGATTTTGACCAGTGTCGACAGCTCCTTCAGCCATTCCTCAACCGAACCAATGAGACTCAAACATCCCTCAGTGGTGTCTATCAGCCTGCTATCGACTACAGCAACAGCCAGTTTTATGGGTTCTCAGAATTCTACTACTGTACGGAGGATGTACTGCGTATGGGTGGAGACTATAATACTTCTAAGTATTCACAGGCTGCCAAG AGTTACTGTGCCACCCAGTGGAGGACATTAAGGGAACGCTTTGACTCTGGCTTGTATGCCTCACATGCTGATTTACACAGACTCAA GTATCAGTGTTTTAAATCTGCATGGATGTATGAAGTCTTGCACTCTGGCTTTTCATTTCCAACTAATTACAAAAACCTCAAGACTGCCCTGTTGGTCTATGATAAAGAGGTCCAGTGGACTCTAGGAGCTATACTCTACAGAACACGGTTTTTGCCTTTGAG GGACATCCAACAAGAAAGCCTGAAAGGATTACACTCCCACTGGCGGCACAGTTTCTCTTTTGTCAACAACCACTACTTATTCCTGGCTTGTTTCTTCATTGTGCTGTTGTCCATTATGCTGTACTTACTGCGACTGCGACGCATCCATCGGCGAGCGGCACAGCGTTGCACCCCCTCCTCTGTACCGTGGCTGGAAGAGGGCCTTGGCTCACCCACGCTCCCTATCAACCTCTAA
- the slc25a37 gene encoding mitoferrin-1, which translates to MELSSDRVVATLEMSQVKSKDDEPFNSDGDYESLPPHVSVTTHMTAGAVAGILEHTVMYPVDSVKTRMQSLQPDPNAQYKSVYEALKRIIRTEGIFRPFRGLNITMLGAGPAHALYFACYERVKRSLSEVIQSGGNSHLANGMAGSLATVLHDAVMNPAEVVKQRMQMYNSPYRGLLDCVRTVTRTEGVGAFYRSYSTQLTMNIPFQAVHFITYELMQEQLNPHRHYHPGTHIVSGAAAGAVSAAVTTPLDVCKTLLNTQENVALNSVNISGHLTGMANAFRTVYRLGGLPAFFKGVQARIIYQMPSTAIAWSVYEFFKYFLTKQHLEQEAGPGPL; encoded by the exons ATGGAGTTGAGCTCGGACCGTGTGGTGGCAACACTTGAGATGTCGCAGGTCAAAAGCAAAGACGACGAGCCGTTTAATAGTGATGGTGACTACGAGAGCTTGCCACCTCATGTCTCAGTGACGACCCACATGACAGCAGGAGCCGTGGCTGGCATTCTGGAGCACACGGTGATGTACCCCGTGGACTCTGTCAAg ACGAGGATGCAGAGCCTGCAGCCGGACCCGAACGCACAGTACAAGAGTGTGTATGAAGCACTGAAAAGGATCATCCGGACAGAGGGGATCTTCAGACCATTTAGAGGCCTCAACATCACCATGTTGGGAGCAGGACCTGCACATGCACTCTACTTCGCCTGCTACGAACGCGTCAAACGCTCTTTAAGTGAAGTCATTCAGAGTGGAGGCAACAGCCATTTAGCCAATG ggATGGCAGGTAGTCTGGCCACTGTTCTCCATGATGCAGTTATGAATCCGGCTGAAG TGGTGAAGCAAAGAATGCAGATGTACAACTCTCCTTATCGGGGTCTTTTGGACTGCGTTCGAACAGTAACGCGTACGGAGGGCGTCGGGGCCTTTTATCGCAGCTACAGCACACAGCTGACCATGAACATCCCCTTTCAGGCTGTCCACTTCATCACGTACGAGCTGATGCAGGAACAGTTAAACCCGCACAGACACTACCATCCTGGCACCCACATAGTGTCAGGAGCAGCAGCGGGAGCTGTTTCTGCAGCCGTTACCACTCCTCTCGATGTTTGTAAGACGCTGCTCAACACACAAGAGAACGTAGCGCTCAATTCTGTAAACATTAGTGGCCACTTGACGGGGATGGCTAACGCCTTCAGGACAGTGTACCGTCTTGGTGGCTTGCCAGCCTTCTTCAAAGGGGTCCAAGCTCGCATTATATACCAGATGCCCTCCACCGCCATAGCCTGGTCAGTGTATGAGTTCTTTAAGTACTTTCTGACAAAGCAGCACCTTGAGCAAGAGGCAGGACCTGGCCCATTGTAA
- the entpd4 gene encoding ectonucleoside triphosphate diphosphohydrolase 4 isoform X2 → MGRISFSCLFPASWHFSLSSQVLPRLLVPSLRQLLFIGLVLCLIGLLYLLLVTGKGHASWIRKENHFHRHLARVTDVDATDTSNPNLNYGLVVDCGSSGSRVFVYCWPRHNGNPHELLDIQQMRDQHRKPVVMKIKPGISELAKTPEKASDYIYPLLSFAAQHIPKNKHQETPLYILCTAGMRILPESQQEALLEDLRTDIPVHFNFLFSDSHVEVISGKQEGVYAWIGINFVLGRFDHVHNDGEAVVEVHVPGNDQQEALVRKRTAGVLDMGGVSTQIAYEVPKTEEVAKNLLAEFNLGCDAHRTEHVYRVYVSTFLGFGGNAARQRYEENLIRNTATRNKLLGQHVGETTESPLLDPCLPTDLQDEIGQSTQKLHLRGTGDFDQCRQLLQPFLNRTNETQTSLSGVYQPAIDYSNSQFYGFSEFYYCTEDVLRMGGDYNTSKYSQAAKSYCATQWRTLRERFDSGLYASHADLHRLKYQCFKSAWMYEVLHSGFSFPTNYKNLKTALLVYDKEVQWTLGAILYRTRFLPLRDIQQESLKGLHSHWRHSFSFVNNHYLFLACFFIVLLSIMLYLLRLRRIHRRAAQRCTPSSVPWLEEGLGSPTLPINL, encoded by the exons ATGGGAAG GATAAGCTTTTCGTGCCTTTTCCCAGCCTCATGGCATTTCAGCCTGTCCTCCCAGGTTCTCCCTCGGCTTTTGGTACCTTCACTCAGACAGCTGCTTTTCATCGGCCTCGTGCTCTGCCTCATTGGACTTCTTTACCTGCTGCTCGTCACTGGAAAAGGCCATGCCAGCTGGATCAGAAAGGAAAACCACTTTCACAG GCACTTGGCAAGGGTGACTGATGTAGATGCGACTGATACAAGCAACCCCAACCTGAACTACGGACTGGTGGTGGATTGTGGCAGCAGTGGCTCCAGGGTGTTTGTGTACTGCTGGCCCCGGCACAATGGTAACCCACATGAACTTCTGGATATCCAGCAAATGAGAGATCAACACCGCAAACCAGTGGTCATGAAGATAAAGCCAG GTATTTCTGAACTGGCTAAAACACCAGAGAAAGCCAGTGATTATATTTATCCATTGCTGAGCTTTGCAGCCCAGCACATTCCCAAAAATAAGCACCAAGAAACACCCCTGTACATTTTGTGCACAGCAGGAATGAGAATCCTCCCTGAAAG TCAACAAGAAGCGCTTCTTGAGGATTTGCGAACAGATATTCCAGTTCACTTCAATTTCCTCTTTTCTGATTCTCATGTGGAAGTGATATCAGGAAAACAGGAAG GTGTTTATGCATGGATTGGGATCAACTTTGTCCTTGGAAGATTTGACCATGTGCACAATG ATGGGGAGGCTGTCGTGGAGGTGCACGTCCCAGGCAATGATCAGCAGGAGGCGCTGGTCAGGAAAAGGACTGCTGGTGTCTTGGATATGGGCGGTGTCTCCACACAGATCGCATATGAAGTGCCCAAAACT gAGGAAGTTGCCAAGAATTTACTGGCTGAGTTCAACTTGGGCTGTGATGCACATCGCACAGAGCATGTTTACCGTGTTTATGTCTCCACTTTCTTGGGTTTTGGAGGAAATGCAGCACGTCAAAGATATGAAGAGAATCTCATAAGAAACACTGCAACTCGAAACAA GCTCTTAGGTCAACATGTGGGAGAGACAACGGAGTCCCCCCTCCTGGACCCTTGCCTACCCACAGACCTGCAGGATGAAATTGGACAATCTACACAGAAGCTGCATCTACGAGGCACAGGGGATTTTGACCAGTGTCGACAGCTCCTTCAGCCATTCCTCAACCGAACCAATGAGACTCAAACATCCCTCAGTGGTGTCTATCAGCCTGCTATCGACTACAGCAACAGCCAGTTTTATGGGTTCTCAGAATTCTACTACTGTACGGAGGATGTACTGCGTATGGGTGGAGACTATAATACTTCTAAGTATTCACAGGCTGCCAAG AGTTACTGTGCCACCCAGTGGAGGACATTAAGGGAACGCTTTGACTCTGGCTTGTATGCCTCACATGCTGATTTACACAGACTCAA GTATCAGTGTTTTAAATCTGCATGGATGTATGAAGTCTTGCACTCTGGCTTTTCATTTCCAACTAATTACAAAAACCTCAAGACTGCCCTGTTGGTCTATGATAAAGAGGTCCAGTGGACTCTAGGAGCTATACTCTACAGAACACGGTTTTTGCCTTTGAG GGACATCCAACAAGAAAGCCTGAAAGGATTACACTCCCACTGGCGGCACAGTTTCTCTTTTGTCAACAACCACTACTTATTCCTGGCTTGTTTCTTCATTGTGCTGTTGTCCATTATGCTGTACTTACTGCGACTGCGACGCATCCATCGGCGAGCGGCACAGCGTTGCACCCCCTCCTCTGTACCGTGGCTGGAAGAGGGCCTTGGCTCACCCACGCTCCCTATCAACCTCTAA
- the nkx3-1 gene encoding homeobox protein Nkx-3.1 — protein sequence MDRTDMSDQAKPLTSFLIEDILSIKDSTRFNGKWCSQKMERCSQWKEESEQLVEQLSPPGTAFEVQTESLDTSCPSSSESTTFTSRGKQKRSRAAFTHLQVLELEKKFNHQKYLSAPERAHLANTLRLTETQVKIWFQNRRYKTKRKQQTEICKDVYKTDGLALRDGLVRSSLFTSFYKTYQYSPYLWDYSGPWGQTLW from the exons ATGGACCGGACTGACATGTCTGACCAAGCCAAACCTCTGACTTCGTTCCTCATAGAAGACATTCTCTCCATTAAGGACAGCACAAGATTTAATGGCAAATGGTGTTCGCAGAAGATGGAAAGATGTTCGCAGTGGAAAGAAGAGTCTGAGCAGCTGGTGGAGCAACTGTCCCCCCCTGGGACTGCATTTGAAGTGCAGACAG AGTCTCTGGACACATCTTGTCCCAGTTCCTCAGAGTCCACCACTTTCACATCCAGGGGGAAGCAGAAGCGTTCCAGAGCTGCATTTACACACCTACAAGTGCTTGAACTGGAGAAGAAGTTTAACCATCAGAAGTACCTGTCGGCTCCAGAGAGGGCTCACCTGGCCAACACTTTAAGACTGACGGAGACCCAGGTGAAGATCTGGTTTCAGAACCGGAGGTATAAGACAAAACGAAAACAGCAAACAGAGATCTGCAAGGACGTGTATAAAACAGACGGACTGGCCCTGAGAGACGGTTTGGTTCGGTCATCACTTTTCACATCCTTTTATAAAACGTATCAATACAGTCCGTACCTGTGGGACTACAGTGGCCCCTGGGGTCAAACGCTATGGTGA